Below is a genomic region from Taeniopygia guttata chromosome 7, bTaeGut7.mat, whole genome shotgun sequence.
tggggacaggagggaggaaaaagacagAAACCTCTCAAGCCAGACCAGGCCAGGCCAGTACCATTGGGGGCTGCAGCCTTGCtgtgtgcctgtgctgctcttACTGCTGCCTTATAAGTGCCACAGagtgctctgtgccagcagtgATGTTGGTATCCCCTTTCTACAGGCTGGAGAATAGAGACCTGGAGGGGGACAGCAAAAAGCAAATGCCAGGAGCCTGCTGTTGGCACTTTTGCCATTGTCACATAGCCATAGTTAAACTCTTTTTAACTGGTTGTGTCAGCAGGGATCTGGAAACATAAATGGAGGAAGATGAAAAAGCATCGGCTGAAGAGATGCAAACCAACTTTTCTGGCCTGACAAGAGAGCCAGTTTGTGTTCTGGGAGATTTGTTCCCTCTTCAGTCATTTAAGTATTGGCTGATGGTGTGTTATTGGAGCCAACTGTCATTCACTGCAAGGAGAATGCCCATCTGTCTCATGTGTTTGCTGGTAGTTGACACTGTTGGAATTGCACATTAGCAGTGTGACCTACCAGCATAAGTTCACAAGTGAAGCCTTTAAGAAGAAGCAAATTTTTCTCATAGGAGATTTTTGTTAAGCATAAAATACATGCAGAACCTGAAATATGTTCCAGACACTGGCTTCCTGTATATATAAGCATCCATATTCAGTCCTCACAACCTTCCTTTTTAAAGGAATCCAAGtccataaaaataaagtaaacccaaaaaaaaaaaaaatattcttcccaACAGGCTTCATTATGCATGGAAATAAGATATGTTAGAGagcctgttaaaaaaaatatatcacaaATAGTATCACAAACAACAGCCTGTCAACTACTCTGTCAAGTCAGTGGTTTTGCACCAGACTGTGTCTGTCTGGGGAGTGATGCTGTCTACAGAGGGGGGAACATGGGGTTGGACAGGCTGCCTGTatcagccaggccaggcccTTGTTGGCACCGGGCAGCCGTGAATGAGGGCATCAGAACTGCCAAGTGAGAGCAACACACACTGCCAGGCTTTTCAGGTCTCAAGTGCACCAAAAGGCCTGATCATGAGTTCACTGAAAACAGATAGTATCTTTCCAGTGACTTCAGTGGGCTTGGGATCATATGAGATGAAAAACAGATGGAATACTCCTTAAATCCTCTAATCCCTTCAAAGTATTATGGTTTATAGCAGGTGATTTTCTTCCAGATGAGCAATATGGTTTCTGTGTTGGCAGTATTTCCTTAAATAGCAGCAAATATGGATGTGGCCTACTTAGAAAGGAGTGTTTCTGGTCCCCATGGAGCACCTCATGTTTTACAGACACAAAAATGCCCTGTGAACAGAGACTTGATAACCCAGACTGATGTTGGCACAAGTGCAGTTAGCCAATTTGCAATGTCTTAACTGAGCAGTGCTTAGAGCCTCTGAAACACAAGCACAGCCATCCATGCTGACCAGTCACGATCCCTGCCTGCACTTTTCCTGAACTGTTGCAGATCTGGGCTCTCTGCTCAGTCTCATCTGTGTCAGGAATGGCAGGAGAACTGCATCCATGATGTTCAGTGGAGTCTGCTTCTTCTCTTGCAGCTGCAATGCCGAGACTGCTGCCAAATCCCCCTCCAAGGGGCGGTGTGATCTGAGGGAAGCTGATCTCCCACCTCTGGAGGACAGCCAGCAGCCCACAGCGATGTCCATGGCAACAGAGACCTGGGAGGACAAGCCAAGCAATGAGACATCCAGTGACACTCCACCTGCAGGGAATGTAAGGGAGAGGAATTCCCCTCTCATGCATGTCTTTAGGATTTTTCCCTTGTTAGAAGCTCTGAAGGATCCCTTCATTGTAGGAATGGGCAGGCGGGGAGATGGCAATCTGGGAAACTCCTTTGAGTGATTAAATGCTGTTAGAAGCATTAGAAGCTTTTTTATTACACTCAGTAAAACAGGAGTGAGTTTTTTGCCTCTGCCTAtgtgctgctgcatttcatgcagggatgcagggagtTCAGCAATAACCCCTTCATGACTTCCAGTGTGTCTGGGGTTCAGACAGATTCCCTCCTAGTGCCCCCTTGGACAAGCTGCTGGTGCAGGTGGGGCACGGAGGCTGAACGTCCTGGCTCTGCAATGCTGAAACcttcacagagcagctgcaagTGAACTCAGGTCGCTGAGcacacacagccagggctgtgctgttgACTTATTCATGGTTATTTGACAGCCATGATCCAACCACCTCAGAGCTGCTGTACTCAGAGCTGTTGCATAGCTCTGAGAGGGAGAGGGGTCCTTACTTGTTAGGGCTGAGCAAGACAGAGGGACTCAGGGGGACAGATTTCTTAATCATCAAGTAGCAGAGCTACATTTGCCATCCCATTACTGATgagtttccttttccctcctttggcAACTGAAGTTCAGTGTCTGCAAAACCAGGTGCTGCTTTGACCTCAGCCTTGCTCCAAACCCTTTCTTGCCTTTCTTGCAGACCCCCAGTCCTGCCTGTCGCCGATCCAGCTCCGACATCGTGCATGAGAGCACGGATGGTGCCAAGGCCCAGCGGGAGTGCCGCCTGCGGCCGCACTTCAGTGACCCGATGCCAGCAGACTCGGTGAAGAggaagcagctggagctgaagatcGCGGCTGCGGCGCGGCAGCACGCACAGAAGCGCCGGCAGGAGCGAGACTGTGGTACACACACTGCACACTCAGGGCTTATGGGCCAGATGCTGcaccctgctgtgctgctgtaaaTGTGGAGTAACTCTATAAACTAGGGGAGGGAAGCGTCCTGGGTTGTACCCAGGTGTGCAGGAAATCAGGATAttctctgctctgtccctgaCTGGTAGGTGGCAGGGGAGGAGGCAGCCCAAATGAGTTCACAGGTATGGGCAGAGATAACAGATCCCAGACTTCACCTGGGAGCTGTTTACTTCTGACTCCCACCAGTCTCAGCAGCAAAACAGGAGACAGCTCACAGTCCTGCTTCACCAGAGCCAGCCTGTCCCTGCGGGGTTCCTGCCATTCATGCCTGTGCCAGCACGAGTTCCTCAGGTGAGCTCTGTGCAGTTGGCAGTGCCTGTAACGATTTGTGTCTGTTCTCAGGTCCAGTGGTGGCAAAAGCCAACCTTGGCCATGGTGGCAGCTTTGATGAGACCCGACGCACCCCACGGGGCTCCCTCCGCTCCAGACGTCACTGGAGCAACGTCAGCAGTCTGAGCACGGACAGCGGGATTGTTGGTGTGAACGATGCCCGGGATGACCTGGATCCCACTGCGGCCACCCGGACCAAGCCAGCGGATGTGGAGAGGGCAGATAGTGGCATTGGCCAGATGCCAGCCAGGAAGTGGAGGAACAGGGCATCTGAGACACTGAGCTCCCTGCAGGCCTGGGAAGCCCACCGTCCCTGCACCGACTGTGGAGAAAGGGACCTCCCGGTGGAGACAGATGTTCAGAACTGCAACCAGAGGCGGGCTGATCTCTGCGAGAAGTGCCGCAAGCGCAGGACGGAGCGCAAGGAATCTGTGCTGGAGTTTGTCAACACGGAGGCCAGCTATGGAGAGGACCTGCGCATCATCAAAGAGGAGTTCTACCTCCCCATGCAGGCAGCTGGGCTGctgagccaggagcagctccagggcatCTTCAGCAACATCCAGGAGCTCATTGACCTCAATGAGAATTTCCTGGAGATACTTCAAGAAGAGATTGATCAGGCCTTTGATCAGGTATGATGCTGCCTCTGCCCTCTAAAGGGGCTGGACTGGGCAGACTGGAATAAGTTTTGTATTAGGGGGGCAGCATAGGTGGAGCAGAGGAACAGGAGGCAGGACTCCTGGGTTATGGTCAGCTATCAGCTATCTAGTCCCTTGCTCTCTTAGCTATTCTGTTATCAGGAGCTCTGTGCCAGGTCATGGCTGTTGGACTCACTGTGCTGTGGTGATGCCACTGACATCATCAGTCTTGCTCATTTATCCCATTAATAGTTTAGTGGTCCCATTATCAAAGTTAGTTTTAGGCCAGTTGGCCTGGATGCTGGTAAGAATGTGACCGTGggggcacagagctcagcttgCTCTGTCTCTCAGGCTGTGCTCttccagccctgagctgggtgGCTTCATGCTGGCTTGGCTTTGTTTGCCTTGGCTTACAGTTTACTGCAGCTTGGCTCTAGGCTGCCTGTGGGGCCAGGCAGTGCAGGCTGCTCCCTGTTCTACAGCTGTGTATGGCCACTTCTACTGATGCACCCTGCCTTGCATAACAAGCTTTCCTGCCCCACCAGCATGGCACAATACACCCTTATGACTAAGAAGCTCAGTCTGGCCTTCAAGCCCTTGCTCTGATGAGAGGAGAGCAGACAGCTCTTTGCATGTGGAAGAGCAAGCAGTTAGACCAGCTTTCCTTGCCCTTCCCAGGCACTGACTCCCCCCTTTTGACTGGGAAGGGTGAGCCCAGCTCCACCTTTGGTCTGGTGCTCAGCTGATCCTGCAGCAGTTGATGCTGATAGGACTGAAGGCAGGCCCCGTGGCTGTGCCTCTCCTGAGCTAACTGAGCAGGGCCCTATTGTATACTTGCAGGGGGACGATGACCTGATGACCGTGTGCATCGGAGAAATATTCCTGGAATTTGTGAACATGCTGCCAGCCTTTCAGACATACTGTCTTCAGCAGTCCTCCTCTGTGAATATGCTCAACGCtctggagaaggagaaggagttGCTCAGGTGAGAAAGGGGATGAGCATATTCATCCAAGTTTTGGGGACAGAAAGGCAGCAGGCTGAGGGTGCAGCCTTTGTCAGCCCATCTAGATCAAAGTCTGATGCTAGTGTTCTTCAGTTATCACTGCTCCCTCTTGGGGTGGGGACAGTCATTTATTCTCAAAAAATATTCAATCCTTGGTATCTCCACTGGTATCAACCAGTTGGTCCCCAGCTGTACTCTGTTTTGTGCTAGCAGTATATGCCCAGTGACCACTGCACTGAACTGTCACCAAATAACACTCAGCTGAGATCAACTCTCAGtccctgtgctggagcccaggtTGGATTTCCACTGAAGTGGCAGAAAGCCACTTCATGGCACCCATGACTGGAATTTAGTTCCCATTCCTAGCCTTAGTCTATTGGGCAATGTCAGGCAAGTAATTTCTCTTTCCACTGCTCAGCCAAATTCTTGTTTAATACGCTTTGTAATCTAATGATGAAAGGCATTACAAGTTAATGCAATCTGATATAAACTGATGTGTCTGCCTCATGTTTACGTCAGTAGGTACCAGAGAAAGATCACACCCTTGCTATTTTATGATTTAATAGAACACTGTTAGGATGTTATGTGCAAGTGTCCCAGGCACCTCATCAGGATTctgcagctgagcacagctgcagaaatgGTTGTTAGTCTTTAATAAGACAGAATTCACAAGGTTGCTAAAAATGAGGGggctgcagtgcccagcagctgtCAGCACCACGCTGTTCATTTGCATATAGGATTGCAGCATCTGCTAGCAGAACAACCAGCATTTCATCCTGTCTTCTTGAATCCCTGCAGAATATTCCTCAATGTCTCCCAGAATGACAACACAGCACTGCGGCGGATGAACTTGAGGTCCTTCCTGATGGCCCCTTTGCAAAGGGTCACCAAGTACCccctgctgctcagcagaaTCATCAAGGCCACCACCGAGTACCACCCAGACCACGGCAGCCTGCGGGAGGCCAAGAGCCGCATCGAGTCCCACCTGGAGCATATCAACATGAAAACCAAGCAGGAGGGGAACACATGGACCCTCCGATCCTTTCGCCAGGACAGCAAGAAGAAGAGGGAAGTCATCAACATTGAGATGAGAGAAACTGCCCTCAAAACTGTGGGTTGGCTGCGGGAGGAAACGCGGTTTGTGATGGAGGGGTCTCTGCAGCTGGCCCAGCCCCCCGATGGCCAGTGGGTGAAGAAGGGCAGCAAGACCTTGAAGTTCCAGAACATGCAGGTCCTCCTCCTGGTGAACATGAAGCGTGTGTCTGAGTCCAGCCTGGAATCAGCTGAGCCAGGGCCTGTGAAGGACGCAGTGCTGGTACTCATCAGAGACAAAAATAACGGGAAGTTCCATTTGCTCAGGGAGCCCTTGAGGCTGAGTAATTGCATCGTCTCCACTGATCCCGACTGCGATGACACCTTCGAGCTCATTGAGATCAGGCGGGAGGCGTTTGTGTTCCGGGACAGCGACCGGGCACGGACTCACCACTGGTTCAGGCAGATCAGGCGCTACTCCAGGGAGCTGGGCTCCTGGAAGAAGCGGCGGAACGCGCTGCCCAACATCATGATCAGCACTCCTCACACCAGGCCCTGAGTCCTGCATGGGCAGGCTTGGCTTGACCAGTGATGCCTGCACAGACCATCAAGAGCCCCACTGACCTGAACTTGCTCCATGGACAGCACAGGGAAGAGCCTGATCCCCAAAGACTCTTACTAGCACTGGAAGCAAATGCCACAGcctggtgctgagctccagcctcTGGACTCAAAATAGTTTGAGGCTCATGTACATACAGAGATGGGCTCCACTCGAGGAGATCACCGAAGGATAATAATTTAACTTGTTAATGTTGCACTGCAGGAGAATGATGTATGATGCTTGCCATTGCATGGATCGTGTTGAAAGCCAGTCTTGACAATGAGAGAGGTTTCCACCATTGACTATTTCATCAACATTAGGTAAAGTCCAGGTATTCAGCAAAATTAGGTGCAGTATTATGCAACAGAGGatgaaagctggaaaaaattgttttccacCACAACTCCTAAGGACTGTGTTTCATTATTCACCTCTGTATATTCAGTCAAAACActtgtttaaaaagaaaggcCTTTCATCTTTAATCCAAATCAAGTAGGTATCAATTTGCTCAGATTCAGCTGCATGcacacagcaaagaaaaaaaaaaaaaaggattaaaaaaaaagagcaaatacATAAACCCCACATATGTGTAAAACCTGTAGAAGAGCAGCGCACTCCCAGCAAGAGTCTATTATTTAACTGACTTAGGGACTGGAACATAATGCTGCATCTGAAAGATCTCAGAAGTATATGTAAATACAGCTCTGCTACCACTGAGAGTGAATTTAAGAGTTtgcaattatttaaattatgtaaTCTAGTGTATCTCAAATTTTAATTGAAAGGAACAATTTACATTGTACTGTAGAGTaacataaaatgttttaataattatgttttaattactttaagtggatattttttcatatttgtatTATGGAGTATGTGTTTCACTTCGTATGGGTGGCATTCAGATGAGCAATGTACCTACATCTGCTCTGAGGATCCCTGAACAGAATTCAGGGCTACTCCAAATAGGGGTGGGTGAATGGTACAAACCTGCTACTCAGATTCTCACTAGACAATAACAGATTGGCACAAACCCTTTTGCTCTGGAGCCAAAACTGAAGCCACAAATAACTGCCCCATAAGGTCTAGCCTCTCTCAGTTGTTCAGCAGGGGAATGACTCGAAGCTGAACAATggtaaaaaaagcaaacagggCTTAACCTTTTCAGCCTGACATTAACACTGACCGCTGCTTTGCAAAATGTCATGCTGTGACTTACACAGCAAAGGCCAGATTTCAGCCTGGAGGCTAAACTAAAGGAGCCTAAATTTTGGTCCATGGATCTGGGAGGACAGCCTGTAAATGTTCTTTTAGGCCCACAGGGTAAAGACAACGCCAATCAGTATTATTCACTaccaacaaaatatttttgttacagGCATTTATTTCACAGGAGGATTCACACAAGCACATTTATGTATTTCTCCAGAGGTCAACCAGTATCAAAGGTCACCAATGAAGGCAGACAGAAGACATCTTTGGAAAGGTAGCCCTAGTCTTGTAAAGTCACCACTGACCCAGCATCTGAGCAAGCCTCAAACTGTTGCCCAGTGCTTTGTCCTCTGGCTACAGCAGCCAGGGCTCGTTGcactgctccaggcactgcagcagaCACCACTGATGTGTGCCTACTGGCTGTACCTTCTCTTGTTCTCCACCATCCAGCATTTTAGTGCTGCATCTTGTCCTTGAGGAAATTGGAAGATTTGCATAATCTGGAGGGTTCCCAAGACATGAGCGTAGCTGCACACAGCTGAGCTCTGTAGCGAGCAATAGCTGTCAGAGtgattgtcagggcagcagccTCAGGTGAGCTGGAATTCCCTCCAGCTCTTTCTAATCACTAGACAATAAACTGTTCCCCCAAAAGTTTGCCATTTGTTTTTCACAGAGACAGAtgcctgagcagagcagctgctagAGGAAGATTTCTCTTATGCTGTAGTGACAGATCTCATTTATGAGCCTTCAAGCCCCATTCACCTCACATGCAAAAAGCAACAGCTTGTAGCACCTTTGTCTTCTCTCCCAAAACCACAATGGTACCGCCACCTTCTCTTCATTTCTCTGGGGCACCTCTGACAAGAGAAGGCATAAGTACAGTAATAGTCCAATTTATCCAAACAGTGAGTGGCTTTCCCAGCCACAAAACTGCTGCTTGCTGGAAAGTTTTCAATTACTTTCCAgcacagtgatttttttccacctCAATTCATGCTCGAAACCACTAGTGGACCGTTTGTACAGTCCTATCTTTAAATCAAGATACCTTCAGCCAGCCTGGCGGTTCAAAAAGGTTAGAGAACAATAAGTATGTAAAAGATCTGATATTTAGCATCAATCTTATGTTTGGCTGATTGTTCAATTTGTCAGAGTCAGGGTTTTTCTAGGTATCACAGGAAGCACCTGCCTGCCAGGCTCCTGTAATCATGGCCTGTTTCCTCTGAACCAATCTCTCCCCAGAAGAAGGTGCATGAATAATCACCGGGTATTGAGTTATGAGCAGAACGTGTACTTGGTGCTGTAGCCCTGTTCTAAAGAACCTGTGGCCAAGAACAGTAAGTGCAAGCCCTTTGATCTGGGACAGCTACGGGAAGCGACAATGGGATTGCTGCACCTGTCAGACTGGACAGAGGTTGTGCTTCCAACACACTTCCAGCTGCTTTTATGTACCTGGTGTGTGCAGCTGCTCACCTGCCTGTAAATTACAGGTGTTGAAAGGGGACATGAGCAGGAAACAATCCTGTGAGTTGCCTGTGGTGTGGGGTGAGGCAGCACAGGAAGGGCAAGAGTGTCACTACACTGACAAGGCAGTAGATTTCCATAATCCTCAGGCACCCTTCTGAACTAGATGATCCCTCTCCTGGGAAGTTCCAGGCCTTTCAGTATCACATGTACACATCTTACTTGGCAGCCATGGAGATTAGTCGTgctgtatttttccatttctgattAACAAACTGACAAAATGCTATTATAACCTCGGGTACTTGGAACAGGGCTATCTCCAAGCCAAGAAAGCAATTATTTGTTCCAAGCTGCCGTCCTAGGtctctgtaatatttttatgcCTTTCATTGTCATGACTGACAATACTAAGATTACTTTTCAAGACTCCTGCCCACTGAACTTATCGAAGTAATACAAGCAGACCTTTCTGGAAGTACTCCTTGTCAGGcggaaaaaagaaaaagttggtTACTCCCTTGATTTACCAGAACTCATAAATGacctttaaaaagaattttgtaTAAGCTTTACTGTTCACTTAccaagaaaacaacaaaagacaGTCTTTATTTTTAGAGTCCATGTAGTTTTGAGTTCTGAAGGCAGACACACAAGACAACAAAACACTGGACTAAGAGCCCTCTATGAGCTCAGGTCCCAAAGAAAGAAGGAATAGCTACTTTATGAGTCACAAGGCTGGGTGGGAAAGCCTGAAGAAAACACATGGAGATGAAGAGCAAATACTACAGAGGGCAGAGACTTCTGCTTTAGTGAATAGAGATCCTCTCCTTTATGGTGTCCTCGTACTTTCCTGGTTGTCAATAAAGGAAGTGCAGATGGGGAAGGGGTGCTCAGTGTGGGTCTCCACTATTTGAGCAACAACATATCTGAGAGGGAAAACCAGCTTTGATCTGGCAGCAAGGAGTTGTCACTGGAGACTGAGATTGACCTCAGCATACCCCAAATCCTGAAAAAAGCTCTGAGATCatctcagctctcctggcttTGCTGCATAGGAATTTATAATACAACAGAAgtcccagaaatatttttttttcctccagcaggAGATCCTGGTGAATCTTGCAGTCTTCTTGTCCCTGAATGTTCTAagggaaaaaagtttaaatcTTCTAACACCATGTCAAAGATCCCTTCAGGGCTTATGGATGAGGCAGCTGTAGTAACTCTTGTTTTGTGATGTCTCCTCTTAAGTGTGTGCTGGGGAACTGGGTAAGATTTAGCTGGAACTAGGCTAACATTCTCTGACTTGAAACTGGAAAAACCTGGAACTGAAAGCAACAGAGGAAACTGTCGTCCCAGAGATAAGATAAATATTCAAAGCTCTCTCTGTCATTGAGTGACCTGTCACTACAGTGGAGTATGAAGGAACAAAATGTCTTACTTATCAGGCAGATGAAGGAACTGCCTTATTTGTCACATactgctgcagaggagcagtCTGACCAGACACAGATACAAGCAATcaagaaaaaaggaagtttttacAGTAACACTGTAcagtcaaaaaaaccccaggcaAACCCTAAGGGCACTCATTAGACAAAAATACACCTCCCCTGGGAAGCTGAAGGTGATCCCCTAAGGGAAACCTTTCTACAACATGATGGAAAGGTTGAGTGATAGGAAGAGATCTCCTGTTCTTCAGCAGAGATGGAACAACACTTTGGGGCAATAAGAACACAGGCAGAGCATCCTCCAGCACTGGTCTGTGCCAGGCTTGACTGGGAGCAGTTACACAGCTGGAAAGAGTAGCATTGATAGCATTAGGCTCTAGGTCCAGTAGCAAGAATTAACATAATAATTTCCAACTTTCCAGCTCAAATCCTGCCCCAGTGTGATCTCCACCAGTACAGGCTTTGCATCCCTGAGAAATGATCTCAGCTGCAATTGAGAAGACCCAGCCTGCAAACAGCCCTCTCAGGGAAGGTTCTCTGCATGGAATCGGGCAAAGGATTTGTTTGCAGTGGAGGCCCAGGTCGTTTGAACTCTTCTCTCCTAGGACAGGAGTTTCCCTTGCAGTGCCAGAGGCACATCCCTGGGAAGacttccaggagagcagagcaccttGCAGAGCTCAGACACTTACATTTTCCCCAGGATAGGTGTTTGTACACCCAGAGTATGAATGTGCAGGTGAACAAGCACTCAGACAAGGAGTGTATTCCTTTCAAGAAAGGGCTGGTTTTCAAACAGCCATGTTCTCCTTGGGCAGGGCAAGCCCCCAGTGCTGACCAACCAATGCAAACCCGAAGTGCCAGTTCGAAGTGACAATAAGCAGGCAATGAAGCCTGCAAGGAGATATCCATCTTACCTAATTCATGCCTGACCCACAACACACAGACAGGAGATACAAAACGGATCGGAGTCTTCCTTTTGAAATCCACTCATTTTACAGCACTCCATGAATTCAGCAGGGAGAAGACTGAACAACCCCTACACTCTTTAGTAGAGCTGCAGCCATGCATCCAAGTGCAGCTCTCTTTACTAGAGCTGCATCCTGTGACAGTAGTTGAATTAGAGAAGATGGACTGTGGATGGGTGACAGGTCAGGATCCACACACAGACCCCCAGCATCACCCGTGTTCATTTTCTGCTCCCCTTAATTGCCTTGGTGCGTAATGACCTTGCTGGCTGACAAACCTGGGTGAGGCTCTGCAGCTCACTCACTTTGCAGTGAAATGAAGGCAAATTATTtgttcagagagaaaatcctTGGCAATCCTCTCAAAACGGGAAGCAGTTGAATTATGGTGAGAAAAACCATTTACCACACAGTGTTACAGCTCAAGAGAATACTGaaagctggcactgcagggagaggaagaagcCTCCTTCCAACACACTGGAACAGCATGGAGGGGGGACTGTGTGATGCACCAGGTCAGGAGCAAACACtgctaaaaaataaagattgttTCACCTAAATCAGTTCCTTGATCCAGCTCACTGCACAAGGATGTTTGCTGGCACCAGGAAAGGGCAGCCTGGAGGTGATAATGTGTCCTCTGACAAGTGCCAGTTTAAAGAGGTGGCTGAGCTGGCTGCAGTTAATCAATTccagcaggcagagcccagTTCAAGAGCCAGCCCCAAGGTCTGTTGTGCATCCTGCTCACCCCCGCTTCCTGAACTGTTTCAGGTCAGCACTTTCATTGATTTGCTGGCCTTCAACAGGCAGGACTAGAAATAAAGAGCCATTAATCAACTATTTAAGTACCctttttactgaaataaagaaaacacaacgAAATGACATcaagaaaaatccaaacaaacaaattagtGAATACGAAGATGATCCAAGAGAGCGCTCCCAGGAACACACTTGAGGCTGAAGTGGCTCAGGGAACAGCCGTGCTGGGTGTTGAGTCAGACTCTCCAGTGCTCCTGCACTGACTCActcccctcccagctgccagcacacGCTGCGCAGTCCAAACTGTACCAACTGCTTAGAGTTCAAGTGCACCTGATTCACCGTGAGCCATCAAGCTCCTGCAGTCCActgccattccctgctccccctTCCCTACTCAAGTCCTTCTGggttttcccttcttccctctactcccagctctgggacaggAACATAACTTACCAATTAGGATCAGAGAAATGTGCAGGTTCCTTGCAAAGCTCACAAGGTCCTACAGGCTACTGCAGCGCAGAGAAAGCTACAAAGGCATCCCCatcttcccctgctgctgcctaGGGAGAAAGTTAgtgcttttcccttctccagaccCACACTGGGAATGAGCTGTGTAGCCTGGCTCTTGCTAACAGTGCTTTTCCAGAGGATGATGCTAGGCTCTCCCAAGacttagaaaaggaaaaacaagcagTTTGCTCAACaccctccaaaaacacaacaCTGAGTATCTCTTTCTTGGGCACTTGCTCTTCACAGAGCTTTAGACAGAAGGATCCCACACCTTGCACCTCTGTAAGCCCTAAGAACCTTGCTCTTCCAGTTGTCCCTCCCACACTGGCACCTGTGGCACAGCATTGCTTCATCTCCACCAGCTCTCAGAACCCACCAGCAAGAGCTGGCAGATGTGGGATCTAGTGAACAGCTGCATTAGGCTGTTCACTGCCTAATGCACTGCCTAAGCAGACCTGCTCCATGACCAAAGGCaactggagcacctgggacagtcAGCACAAAGCCTtaaccagcagctgccccaacACATGGCCTCACATCCCAGTCCCACATGCCAGGAGTCATAAGACACACCAAACTGATGCTCAGGTAACCCTTCTCTATTCTCCTGCTCCCACAAATTTCCTGTGTGACCTTGAAGTGCACAGCTGTGTCTGCACAGCCTTAGGGTGTTGGTTCACCCCCCATCTCTGGTTTGGGCAGTAAAATTGGCTTaagctccttccttcctcccactgcCACAGCAGTTAAGTTGAGAAATGAgcaaacactggcacagggcaAGAACAAAGAAATACTTTGAAAGCTGTTACATTGCCACAGGGTCAGGAAGTTACACCCTCATTTTCTTCAGCTGTGAAAGGGGGATATTGCCATCTCCCCATGTTAAGAGACATAAGATACAAAGGATGA
It encodes:
- the LOC100223706 gene encoding uncharacterized protein isoform X2, whose amino-acid sequence is MIYLCAGSRSPGPASSSAPSAGSGSGGYALPKPFHTCPAATCPLPGPACARAPRSLLACSGGSAGAARPGALCPCAAPGEPRRCSCLLERRPQGHRALHRQDRALDMPGGFLSCARWNTVCCCNAETAAKSPSKGRCDLREADLPPLEDSQQPTAMSMATETWEDKPSNETSSDTPPAGNTPSPACRRSSSDIVHESTDGAKAQRECRLRPHFSDPMPADSVKRKQLELKIAAAARQHAQKRRQERDCGPVVAKANLGHGGSFDETRRTPRGSLRSRRHWSNVSSLSTDSGIVGVNDARDDLDPTAATRTKPADVERADSGIGQMPARKWRNRASETLSSLQAWEAHRPCTDCGERDLPVETDVQNCNQRRADLCEKCRKRRTERKESVLEFVNTEASYGEDLRIIKEEFYLPMQAAGLLSQEQLQGIFSNIQELIDLNENFLEILQEEIDQAFDQGDDDLMTVCIGEIFLEFVNMLPAFQTYCLQQSSSVNMLNALEKEKELLRIFLNVSQNDNTALRRMNLRSFLMAPLQRVTKYPLLLSRIIKATTEYHPDHGSLREAKSRIESHLEHINMKTKQEGNTWTLRSFRQDSKKKREVINIEMRETALKTVGWLREETRFVMEGSLQLAQPPDGQWVKKGSKTLKFQNMQVLLLVNMKRVSESSLESAEPGPVKDAVLVLIRDKNNGKFHLLREPLRLSNCIVSTDPDCDDTFELIEIRREAFVFRDSDRARTHHWFRQIRRYSRELGSWKKRRNALPNIMISTPHTRP